A part of Rhinatrema bivittatum chromosome 16, aRhiBiv1.1, whole genome shotgun sequence genomic DNA contains:
- the LOC115077661 gene encoding olfactory receptor 5V1-like translates to MERIDIENRTMVTEFIILGLSANPQLQIPLLLVFFPIYLITLLGNLVIIIVVCAEPHLHTPMYFFLSNLALTDICYTSTIIPKLLGILLSGVNTVSYAGCLTQLYFFLGSAGVEIFLLTAMAYDRYVAICHPLRYPHIINWRVCILMAAACWISAFLNSMPTTVFFSRLSFCGSNKIDHFFCDLSPLLKLSCTDTASIETLILLDGSFTSLLPFLLTIISYIYIISAILRIRSAGGRRKAFSTCSSHLTVVSIFYVSIFCVYLTPASAFSLGLGKILSVFYTAVTPMLNPLIYTVRNQEVKQALRKPFGK, encoded by the coding sequence ATGGAACGTATAGATATTGAAAATAGGACGATGGTGACAGAGTTCATTATTCTGGGACTTTCTGCTAATCCCCAGCTGCAGATTCCTCTTTTACTGGTCTTCTTCCCTATCTACCTGATCACCCTGCTGGGGAACCTTGTGATTATCATAGTGGTCTGTGCTGAGCCCCACCTGCACActcccatgtacttcttcctcagtaactTGGCACTCACAGACATCTGCTACACCTCCACCATCATCCCAAAACTTCTGGGGATCCTCCTCTCAGGGGTCAACACTGTTTCTTATGCTGGCTGCCTCACACAGTTGTACTTTTTCCTTGGGTCTGCTGGTGTTGAGATTTTCCTTCTCACCGCCATGGCTTACGACCGGTACGTTGCAATCTGCCACCCCTTGCGTTACCCGCACATCATAAATTGGAGAGTCTGCATCCTGATGGCAGCCGCCTGTTGGATCAGCGCATTTCTGAACTCCATGCCCACCACGGTCTTTTTCTCCCGCCTGTCGTTCTGCGGCTCCAACAAGATTgatcatttcttctgtgacctcTCACCGCTGTTAAAGCTCTCCTGCACAGACACGGCCAGCATCGAAACCCTGATCCTCCTGGACGGAAGCTTCACGTCGCTGCTCCCCTTCCTGCTGACGATTATCTCTTACATCTACATCATCTCCGCCATCCTGAGGATCCGCTCCGCGGGGGGGAGAcgcaaagccttctccacctgctcctcccacctcaccgTTGTCTCCATTTTTTACGTGTCCATTTTTTGCGTCTATCTGACCCCGGCCTCAGCCTTTTCGCTGGGCCTGGGCAAAATCCTGTCCGTGTTTTACACGGCCGTCACGCCCATGCTGAACCCCCTCATATACACGGTGAGGAACCAAGAAGTAAAACAGGCCCTGAGGAAACCATTTGGGAAATAG
- the LOC115077662 gene encoding olfactory receptor 5B12-like: protein MDMENMTMVTEFIILGLSDNPQLQIPLFLVFLLIYVITLLGNLAIITVTCADPHLHTPMYFFLSNLSLTDICCTSTITPKLLRIFLSGDKTISYAGCFLQLYFFMGPTCVEIFLLTAMAYDRYAAICDPLRYSLIMSQRVCVLLTAASWIIGFLPTGAITASVSRLSFCASNVINHFFCELMPLLKLSCSDTAGPEIILFFEAALISLPAFLVTLISYIYIISAILRIRSAEGKLKAFSTCSSHLTVVSIYYLSLFSMYLRPTSTYSKEQGKILSVLYTTLTPMLNPIIYSLRNMEVKNALRKVMGKQLMGVGSV from the coding sequence ATGGACATGGAAAATATGACAATGGTGACAGAATTCATTATTCTGGGACTTTCTGATAATCCTCAGCTGCAGATTCCTCTCTTCCTGGTCTTCCTGCTCATCTACGTGATCACTCTGCTTGGTAACCTTGCGATTATCACAGTGACCTGTGCTGACCCCCACCTGCATACCCCCATGTACTTCTTTCTCAGTAACCTCTCACTCACAGACATCTGCTGCACCTCCACCATCACCCCAAAACTGCTGAGGATTTTCCTCTCAGGGGATAAGACCATTTCCTATGCTGGATGCTTTCTGCAGCTCTATTTCTTCATGGGTCCTACCTGTGTGGAGATCTTTCTCCTCACTGCCATGGCTTATGACCGTTATGCTGCAATCTGTGACCCCTTACGCTATTCCCTCATCATGAGTCAGAGAGTCTGTGTCCTGCTGACAGCCGCTTCCTGGATCATTGGCTTTCTGCCTACTGGGGCAATCACAGCTTCTGTCTCCCGCCTCTCTTTCTGTGCCTCTAATgtgatcaatcatttcttctgtgaGCTCATGCCACTGTTAAAGCTTTCCTGCTCTGACACAGCCGGCCCTGAAATCATATTGTTTTTTGAAGCTGCATTGATATCGCTGCCTGCTTTCCTAGTGACTCTCATATCTTACATCTACATCATCTCAGCCATCTTGAGGATCCGCTCTGCAGAGGGGAAGCTtaaagccttctccacctgctcctcccacctcactgtAGTTTCCATATATTATTTGTCACTCTTCTCCATGTATCTAAGACCCACTTCGACATACTCCAAGGAGCAGGGTAAAATCCTGTCTGTTTTATACACCACTCTGACCCCCATGCTGAACCCCATCATTTACAGTCTGAGAAATATGGAGGTGAAAAATGCTTTGAGAAAAGTCATGGGAAAACAGCTCATGGGAGTAGGTAGTGTATAA